One part of the Sulfolobus tengchongensis genome encodes these proteins:
- a CDS encoding thiamine pyrophosphate-requiring protein, whose amino-acid sequence MLTGAKIILKLLREFGVEKIFMVGGTDHAALIEEKVKDPNNLPDLEEVPHEIVASSMALGQSFLGRVGVVLVHTTPGTANVIGILMDAYTMRLPLIVLAGKSPYTERGSRASRNVRIHWPQEVENQTDMVKPWVKYAFEIRRVEQIPETISRAFQIALSEPKGPVYIVFPREITVEETEYRRVKMEPFEPAAPRAHLEKAKKMINEAERPIIITWNSGRRKDWFESLVNFANKTRIPVINYIGGYVNYPSNGSMALDNIDLSESDLLIVVENDVPWIPKKQEIKGNVIRVDTDPSYTNIPFYGFQCDLCIQSTVSEFFDRLVNDIRPKDDEWIIKKRERQIKEKGEEVERLRKNRKIHPRYLSYEIGKIAKQEKAIIVNEYVFNPKYAELDEFGSYLGEPSAGYLGWGLGASTGIKSLLHDKLVIVTVGDGQFIFGVPEAFYYVAAKYPVLTIIYDNAGWLATENAVKEVYPDGMAVAKGLYPGTNFIRYNIGQGILAYNGYYKLIEKPEEIKETLTEAVEYVKKGKPAIIQAIVERVKA is encoded by the coding sequence ATGTTAACTGGTGCAAAAATCATACTTAAGCTGTTAAGGGAATTTGGGGTTGAAAAAATATTTATGGTTGGTGGTACTGATCATGCTGCGTTAATTGAGGAGAAGGTAAAAGATCCTAATAATTTGCCAGATTTAGAAGAGGTTCCACATGAAATAGTTGCATCGTCTATGGCATTAGGGCAGTCTTTTCTAGGTAGAGTTGGAGTAGTATTAGTACATACTACTCCTGGAACTGCTAATGTTATAGGAATTCTAATGGATGCGTATACCATGCGACTTCCATTAATAGTATTGGCTGGGAAAAGTCCATATACTGAGAGAGGAAGTAGAGCAAGTAGAAATGTTAGGATTCATTGGCCCCAGGAAGTTGAGAACCAGACTGATATGGTAAAGCCATGGGTTAAATACGCTTTTGAGATTAGAAGAGTTGAACAGATTCCAGAAACCATATCAAGAGCATTTCAGATTGCTCTAAGTGAACCCAAGGGACCAGTTTATATTGTGTTTCCAAGAGAAATCACAGTAGAGGAGACAGAATATAGACGTGTCAAAATGGAGCCTTTTGAACCAGCTGCACCTAGGGCTCATTTAGAAAAAGCAAAGAAAATGATTAATGAGGCTGAAAGACCAATTATTATAACGTGGAATTCAGGTAGAAGAAAAGATTGGTTTGAATCTTTAGTTAACTTCGCTAATAAAACTAGAATACCAGTAATAAATTATATAGGGGGATATGTCAACTACCCCTCAAATGGTAGCATGGCTTTAGATAATATAGATCTATCTGAATCAGATTTACTAATAGTTGTAGAAAACGATGTACCTTGGATACCTAAAAAGCAAGAAATTAAGGGCAATGTAATAAGAGTTGATACAGATCCTTCATATACTAACATACCATTTTATGGCTTTCAGTGTGATTTATGTATTCAATCAACAGTCTCAGAATTCTTCGACAGATTGGTTAATGATATTAGGCCTAAAGATGATGAATGGATAATTAAGAAAAGGGAAAGGCAGATTAAGGAGAAAGGAGAAGAGGTTGAGAGGTTAAGGAAGAATAGGAAAATTCATCCTAGATATTTATCATATGAAATAGGAAAGATTGCTAAACAAGAAAAGGCGATAATAGTCAACGAATATGTTTTCAATCCTAAATATGCGGAATTAGATGAATTTGGTAGCTATTTAGGAGAACCCTCCGCTGGGTACTTAGGTTGGGGATTAGGAGCTTCCACGGGAATAAAATCGCTACTGCATGATAAGCTAGTTATTGTGACAGTAGGTGATGGTCAGTTTATTTTCGGTGTTCCGGAAGCCTTTTATTATGTAGCAGCTAAGTATCCCGTTTTAACAATAATTTATGATAATGCTGGATGGTTAGCAACTGAAAACGCTGTTAAAGAAGTTTACCCAGATGGTATGGCAGTCGCTAAGGGTTTATACCCTGGAACTAATTTCATTAGATACAATATTGGTCAAGGTATATTAGCATATAATGGTTATTATAAGCTGATAGAGAAACCAGAAGAGATTAAGGAGACGTTAACAGAGGCAGTAGAATATGTTAAGAAAGGAAAACCAGCAATAATACAAGCAATAGTGGAAAGGGTTAAAGCTTAA
- a CDS encoding MFS transporter, translated as MVKYSVVKTSMAGLIGTMVEFYDFFLAGATAITIWPTLFFPSSIPALALALSITAYAISYIGRPVGALIFGHFGDSRGRLSALIWTLLIASIGTIGVALVPSYASIGIIAPALIILFRILFGVGIGGELGGAATWISEVGNQSKLRALWSGGFVQLGGSLGIALSTGLFTLTANILPSSALISWGWRLLFGIGAVLLILGAIMRYKLSESPLFLQEKDRIKQRKGSPAIMALKSKWKTILLLALIAMYVPITLAGVIQSFLPSYFRALELQHGVHVPPSLITEIILIGSVSGGIIGPVVGGVLSNILGRKKTIMISTLGTAILLYIALLIYSTRAFPAIVTMESIVYLIALIGNAALTNLFVEYFPTEIRYSASSLVYQIGNGIYGGVTISFIYTSLVASLGGIINAISPIVFATSGIAIISFIVTLLSRETKDLDLAKVST; from the coding sequence ATGGTAAAGTATAGTGTAGTTAAAACATCAATGGCAGGTCTAATTGGTACTATGGTTGAATTTTACGATTTTTTCTTAGCAGGGGCAACTGCAATTACAATTTGGCCTACTCTTTTCTTTCCTTCTAGTATACCTGCATTAGCTTTAGCATTATCTATCACTGCTTATGCTATTTCATATATAGGAAGGCCTGTTGGTGCGTTAATATTTGGACATTTTGGAGATTCTAGAGGAAGATTATCAGCACTAATATGGACCTTACTTATAGCTAGTATAGGAACGATTGGAGTGGCTTTAGTACCATCTTATGCAAGTATTGGCATCATAGCTCCCGCATTAATTATATTGTTTAGGATATTGTTTGGAGTCGGAATTGGTGGAGAATTAGGTGGTGCTGCTACATGGATCTCTGAAGTAGGAAACCAATCTAAATTACGCGCTTTATGGAGTGGTGGATTTGTACAACTTGGAGGATCCTTAGGAATAGCTCTCTCAACTGGATTATTCACCTTAACAGCTAACATATTACCTTCCTCTGCTCTTATTAGTTGGGGATGGAGACTCTTATTTGGTATAGGTGCTGTTCTCCTCATTTTAGGCGCAATAATGAGATATAAGTTAAGTGAAAGTCCACTTTTCCTTCAAGAAAAAGATAGGATAAAACAAAGAAAAGGTTCTCCTGCAATTATGGCTTTAAAAAGTAAATGGAAGACTATCTTACTTTTAGCTTTAATAGCAATGTATGTCCCAATTACCTTAGCCGGAGTAATTCAATCCTTCCTACCAAGCTATTTTAGAGCGTTAGAGCTTCAACATGGTGTGCATGTACCGCCTTCTCTTATTACAGAAATAATATTAATCGGCTCTGTGTCTGGAGGTATTATAGGGCCTGTGGTAGGTGGGGTACTATCTAACATTTTAGGTAGGAAGAAAACAATTATGATCTCGACATTAGGTACTGCAATACTATTATATATAGCACTCCTTATATATTCTACTCGAGCATTTCCTGCAATCGTAACAATGGAATCTATAGTTTATTTAATAGCATTAATTGGGAACGCAGCTCTAACTAACTTGTTTGTTGAATACTTCCCCACTGAAATAAGATATTCAGCATCAAGTTTAGTATACCAAATAGGAAATGGTATTTATGGTGGTGTTACAATATCTTTTATCTATACCTCATTAGTAGCCTCGCTAGGAGGAATAATAAACGCCATAAGCCCCATAGTTTTTGCAACTAGTGGAATTGCTATCATATCCTTTATAGTAACATTGCTATCAAGAGAGACTAAGGATTTGGACTTAGCTAAGGTCTCTACGTAG
- a CDS encoding amidohydrolase family protein: protein MSKDLLIIDVHSHIYTKSYVNVLEKYGMLSILSDDVVRIGKGKRTALIGKAIIDMEKRLKEIEKFGFTTYQILSISRPWTYFLPEQEEIKIARSINNEIADIVNKYPYMFGGLATLPLNSDINYSIEEAERAIKDLGLNGFIIGTGIGDETIDSPKFEPLLEVISKLDVPLFIHPGSMPLDKVINEDYRTGELVNYLFETTHVLSRIILSGILDRYKLKIVAAHGGGYITYQFGRLDRGYEIYPDIRGRIKRKPSEYLKEIYYDSIVFSKEALDHLIKFAGNDHVMFGTDYPFKISDPVGMKNTLESLNLTEDELGLIYEKNAKKIYKLRL from the coding sequence ATGTCCAAGGATTTGCTTATAATAGATGTCCATTCTCATATATACACTAAAAGTTATGTAAATGTTCTAGAAAAATATGGGATGTTATCTATACTTTCTGATGATGTAGTGAGAATAGGTAAGGGAAAAAGGACCGCACTAATAGGCAAAGCCATAATTGACATGGAAAAAAGATTGAAAGAAATAGAGAAGTTCGGTTTTACTACATATCAAATTCTCAGTATTTCTAGACCATGGACTTACTTTTTACCTGAACAAGAAGAGATAAAAATAGCAAGAAGTATAAACAACGAGATCGCCGATATTGTAAATAAATATCCATATATGTTTGGAGGATTAGCCACCCTCCCATTAAATAGCGATATAAATTACAGTATTGAGGAAGCAGAGAGAGCTATTAAAGACCTTGGGTTAAATGGATTTATAATAGGTACGGGCATAGGTGATGAAACAATAGACTCACCCAAATTTGAGCCCCTCTTAGAGGTCATATCTAAATTAGATGTCCCGCTATTTATTCATCCTGGAAGTATGCCATTAGATAAGGTGATCAATGAAGACTACAGAACCGGTGAGCTAGTTAATTACTTGTTTGAAACTACTCATGTTCTCTCACGTATAATTTTGAGTGGAATTCTAGACAGATATAAGCTTAAAATTGTTGCAGCACATGGTGGAGGCTATATAACCTATCAATTTGGAAGATTGGACAGAGGCTATGAGATTTATCCTGATATAAGGGGAAGAATAAAGAGAAAGCCAAGCGAGTACTTAAAGGAAATATATTATGATTCTATTGTTTTCAGTAAGGAAGCTTTAGATCATCTAATAAAATTCGCTGGGAACGATCATGTAATGTTTGGAACTGATTATCCATTTAAGATATCGGATCCAGTAGGGATGAAAAACACATTAGAGTCCTTAAACCTCACAGAGGATGAATTGGGGCTAATATATGAGAAAAATGCTAAAAAAATATATAAATTAAGATTGTAA
- a CDS encoding MFS transporter, with translation MARELNKELIKVTGLSSFGTLIEWYDFFIIASVAATVWPLLYYPKSVGVAASVAASIATYASAFFSRPIGAMIFGHYGDKLGRKPMLIWTLGITSLGMIGLALTPTYATIGFIAPILLLIFRLVEGIGLGGEWGGAASVITEFSLRSRKVGYWTSWIQATTAFGIVLSILGTLIARELMPASEFDNYGWRILIGIGAIVLIIGAIVRYYIFESPQFQKILKEGQVLKAPLSVAFKSDWKRIILSGLCWPFIVTLVAIEMYPTGLSYMLELKANLLTAYSAVLVGNLVQALAIILGGALSDRVNRRKLILLISNVLSILASVTFFPLLNFGNAMWFTIAYSFLGFSIGLGFGTVAALLTELYPTKYRYTASGFSFQLGGVIAGIYSSLLLPTVILISHGLVKAWPLIEVLSVSVCVIALIANLLLKESKETE, from the coding sequence ATGGCTAGAGAATTAAATAAGGAGCTAATCAAGGTAACCGGGTTATCCTCATTTGGAACATTAATAGAGTGGTATGATTTTTTCATCATAGCGTCAGTTGCCGCTACGGTGTGGCCATTATTATATTATCCTAAATCGGTTGGAGTTGCTGCTAGTGTTGCAGCCTCAATAGCTACATATGCTAGTGCGTTTTTCAGTAGACCTATAGGTGCTATGATATTTGGCCACTATGGGGATAAATTAGGGAGAAAACCCATGTTGATATGGACATTGGGTATCACATCATTAGGTATGATAGGACTGGCTTTAACTCCTACCTACGCTACTATTGGCTTTATAGCACCAATTCTTCTTCTAATTTTTAGATTGGTTGAAGGTATAGGTTTAGGTGGAGAATGGGGAGGAGCAGCCTCAGTGATAACTGAATTTTCCTTGAGATCGCGTAAAGTAGGTTACTGGACTAGTTGGATCCAAGCAACTACGGCTTTTGGTATTGTATTATCCATATTAGGAACTCTAATAGCACGTGAACTCATGCCTGCGAGTGAATTTGATAATTATGGTTGGAGGATACTTATAGGTATAGGGGCTATAGTACTAATAATAGGCGCCATAGTAAGATATTACATCTTTGAGAGTCCTCAGTTTCAGAAGATATTAAAAGAAGGTCAAGTTTTAAAAGCACCATTATCAGTGGCTTTTAAGAGTGATTGGAAGAGAATAATCCTAAGTGGTCTATGTTGGCCATTTATAGTAACATTAGTAGCTATTGAAATGTACCCTACCGGTCTAAGCTATATGTTAGAGCTAAAGGCTAACTTACTTACTGCATACTCAGCTGTATTAGTAGGGAACTTAGTACAAGCTTTAGCTATTATTTTGGGTGGTGCACTAAGTGATAGAGTAAATCGGAGGAAGTTAATCTTACTGATATCGAACGTGTTATCTATACTAGCTTCAGTTACCTTCTTTCCACTATTAAATTTTGGTAATGCTATGTGGTTCACAATTGCCTATTCATTTCTAGGATTTAGTATTGGCTTAGGCTTTGGTACTGTAGCTGCGTTGCTTACAGAACTTTATCCCACTAAGTATAGATATACTGCCTCTGGTTTCTCATTTCAACTAGGTGGTGTAATAGCAGGTATATATTCATCTTTGCTATTACCTACTGTAATTCTGATTTCTCACGGTCTAGTAAAAGCATGGCCTTTAATAGAGGTTTTATCGGTCTCAGTGTGTGTAATTGCGTTAATAGCTAACCTACTACTAAAGGAAAGTAAAGAGACTGAGTAA
- a CDS encoding Rieske (2Fe-2S) protein, which produces MASAKKVKLCSISDLNEGDIKGFKVENKNIMVIKFNGKIYVYDALCTHKNCNLVRMGLLKDNKIVCICHSSEFNIESGEPINGLAKKPLIRYDFIIEDGSVNVIIP; this is translated from the coding sequence ATGGCGTCGGCAAAAAAGGTGAAGCTATGTAGCATTTCTGATCTAAATGAGGGAGATATTAAAGGATTTAAAGTTGAAAATAAAAATATAATGGTTATAAAATTTAACGGTAAAATTTACGTTTATGATGCTTTATGTACTCATAAAAATTGTAATCTAGTTAGAATGGGACTACTAAAGGATAATAAAATAGTTTGTATTTGTCATAGTTCAGAGTTTAACATAGAGAGTGGAGAGCCGATAAATGGTTTAGCTAAAAAGCCTTTAATAAGATATGATTTTATAATTGAAGATGGTTCAGTTAATGTAATAATTCCTTAA
- a CDS encoding amidohydrolase family protein, with translation MLSKPDELKDTIIVDAEAHLMESPEEYQDYLEKPYRIPMIVKDVVTNTRYLVIDGKLVPRPFGFGGGMILGNIDHARNPYWGANNPKLKAKGFSLDDIEGRLSDMDQMGVDIQITACTNCLSIPNIKDKNYAYVLAKAYNNYVHDKLKGIKRILVSAIVPLQDVDLAIKELERVKELGFKSVVVPPYVSNGTYIASKPIWEDEFFKFFQKVAQLNMILIIHPTGATNESPFAFQFYNWYYVRSIAFPFSNMATLTGLIGEGVFERLPTLKVCFAESGASWLPYWIWWLDETIEHGALRKYFKDRFGIDPYPNLKRLASEYIQQGNVYSAIESDEPPELLRYVVEKLGMENNLLFGTDYPHVSDIDYFPDQVRVFIENVAKPANLTQAQISKILGENAVDLFNIR, from the coding sequence ATGTTAAGTAAACCGGATGAGCTAAAAGATACAATTATAGTAGATGCAGAAGCACATCTAATGGAAAGTCCTGAAGAATATCAAGATTATTTAGAGAAACCATATAGGATACCAATGATAGTTAAGGATGTTGTAACAAATACACGATATTTAGTAATTGATGGGAAATTAGTCCCTAGACCTTTTGGTTTTGGTGGTGGAATGATATTAGGCAACATAGATCATGCTAGAAATCCTTACTGGGGAGCTAATAATCCTAAACTGAAGGCTAAGGGATTCTCACTTGATGATATTGAAGGTAGGCTTTCTGATATGGATCAAATGGGTGTTGATATTCAGATAACAGCTTGTACTAATTGTCTCTCAATTCCAAATATTAAGGACAAGAACTACGCTTATGTATTAGCCAAAGCTTATAATAATTACGTTCATGATAAATTAAAGGGAATAAAGAGGATTTTGGTTAGTGCTATTGTTCCTCTACAAGATGTCGACCTAGCTATTAAAGAGCTTGAAAGAGTTAAGGAATTAGGATTTAAAAGTGTAGTAGTCCCTCCCTATGTTTCCAATGGCACTTATATAGCATCTAAGCCAATATGGGAAGACGAGTTCTTTAAATTCTTCCAGAAGGTTGCACAATTAAATATGATCTTAATAATACATCCTACTGGCGCTACTAATGAATCACCGTTCGCGTTCCAATTTTATAACTGGTATTACGTTAGAAGTATAGCTTTTCCATTTTCTAATATGGCAACTTTAACAGGATTAATAGGTGAGGGAGTCTTCGAAAGATTACCCACGTTGAAAGTTTGTTTTGCGGAATCTGGTGCGAGTTGGTTACCCTATTGGATATGGTGGCTTGATGAAACCATAGAACATGGAGCACTAAGGAAATATTTTAAGGACAGATTTGGTATAGATCCCTATCCTAATTTAAAGAGATTAGCTTCAGAATATATACAACAAGGGAATGTGTATAGCGCTATTGAGTCAGATGAACCTCCAGAATTACTTAGATATGTTGTTGAAAAATTAGGAATGGAAAATAATTTGCTATTTGGCACTGATTATCCTCATGTATCTGATATAGACTATTTTCCGGATCAGGTTAGAGTGTTTATAGAGAATGTGGCAAAACCTGCAAATTTGACTCAAGCACAAATAAGTAAAATATTAGGGGAAAACGCGGTGGATTTATTTAATATAAGGTAA
- a CDS encoding thiamine pyrophosphate-binding protein: protein MSETKRKYATDIIVDLFKEYNIEYVSANIGSSFRALWESLVNYGNGNPELISAPHEEIAVGIAHGYAKVTNKPMIVLLHDTVGLLHATMAIYNAWCDRVPLILIDANGPLDVKRRRPWIDWVHTTLLPNSVIRDYVKWDDYAISLESFIRSFIRAYNITTETPSAPVFIGVDVNVLEQEENKEVKIPKISYNSTKFYPDVSIIKKVANEIAMAENPLIIAGRAGIIHENVNRLVNFAELTGSKVIDTLEYFNFPNTHPLDATFTNVIQDADVILAIDSLVLDYYLYKTDKLSREYKPLFRSDAKIFVIGNPIMKSWASDYEDLIPAQLIRSDSDTALDTLISITSNLKLDKEIINERIHKATETHNELRRAWLNEAKNSTGKPVSLSRLNLELWNAIRESEVDWVLTSVSHGEAVKWSRKIWDWTKPGCYIGWSRGAGLGYGLPIAIGASFALKEKGKLVIDLQPDGDLLYTSSALWVASHNNLPLLIVMYNNRAYFNDADHNALIAKMRNRDSERAFKVGGEIKDPPIDFATLAKSFGLVGIGPIDSGENLSEVFKEAINTIREKKVPVLVDIVTST from the coding sequence ATGAGTGAAACTAAACGAAAATACGCTACAGATATAATCGTAGATTTATTTAAGGAGTATAACATTGAATACGTATCTGCTAATATAGGTTCTTCTTTTAGGGCATTATGGGAATCCTTAGTGAATTATGGAAATGGGAATCCTGAGTTAATTAGTGCACCGCATGAGGAGATAGCAGTGGGTATAGCGCATGGTTATGCAAAGGTAACTAACAAGCCTATGATAGTTTTGCTTCATGATACTGTGGGATTATTACACGCTACCATGGCAATATATAATGCGTGGTGTGATAGAGTACCTTTGATTTTGATAGATGCTAATGGTCCTCTAGATGTTAAAAGAAGAAGACCTTGGATAGATTGGGTTCATACTACATTACTTCCTAATAGTGTCATAAGAGACTATGTGAAATGGGATGACTATGCTATATCATTAGAGTCTTTTATCCGATCTTTTATTAGGGCTTATAACATAACTACTGAAACTCCTAGTGCACCAGTTTTTATAGGCGTTGATGTAAACGTTTTAGAACAAGAGGAGAATAAAGAAGTCAAAATTCCCAAGATCTCCTATAATTCAACTAAATTTTATCCAGATGTTTCAATTATTAAAAAAGTTGCTAATGAGATAGCAATGGCAGAAAATCCATTAATAATTGCAGGCAGAGCTGGTATAATTCATGAGAACGTTAACAGACTAGTGAATTTTGCTGAATTGACGGGATCTAAGGTAATTGATACATTAGAATATTTCAATTTTCCTAATACACATCCCCTAGATGCTACGTTCACAAATGTGATACAGGATGCTGATGTGATACTAGCCATAGACAGCCTAGTACTGGATTATTATCTGTATAAAACTGATAAACTAAGTAGAGAATATAAACCATTATTTAGATCAGATGCTAAAATATTTGTGATTGGTAATCCAATTATGAAGTCTTGGGCAAGTGATTATGAGGATCTGATCCCAGCTCAACTGATAAGGTCTGATTCGGATACTGCTCTAGATACACTGATTAGTATAACCTCTAATCTAAAGTTGGATAAGGAGATTATTAATGAAAGAATTCACAAAGCAACAGAGACGCATAATGAATTAAGGCGAGCATGGTTAAATGAGGCTAAAAATAGCACTGGGAAACCAGTCTCTCTCTCTAGGCTTAACTTAGAATTGTGGAATGCAATTAGGGAAAGCGAAGTCGACTGGGTTCTTACTAGTGTAAGTCACGGAGAGGCAGTAAAGTGGAGTAGGAAAATCTGGGACTGGACGAAGCCTGGTTGTTATATAGGATGGTCTAGAGGTGCTGGCTTAGGTTATGGGCTACCCATAGCCATAGGAGCCTCTTTTGCATTAAAAGAAAAGGGAAAGTTGGTAATTGATCTTCAACCTGACGGTGATCTATTATATACATCCTCAGCATTATGGGTAGCGTCACATAATAATCTTCCACTGCTTATCGTTATGTATAACAATAGAGCGTACTTCAATGATGCTGATCACAACGCTTTGATAGCTAAGATGAGGAATAGAGATTCCGAGAGAGCGTTTAAGGTCGGTGGCGAAATTAAGGATCCTCCCATAGATTTCGCTACATTGGCAAAATCTTTCGGTTTAGTTGGAATTGGACCTATTGATAGCGGTGAGAATCTATCAGAGGTGTTTAAAGAGGCTATAAATACCATTAGGGAGAAGAAAGTTCCAGTTTTGGTAGATATTGTGACCTCGACTTGA
- a CDS encoding cupin domain-containing protein, whose amino-acid sequence MSSELEQKRHEFFKKLMSHNLTTYFITFHPTEAPKFGLVKRPIFTNEPTPLAIPYKWEYPTLRKLLYELSELLRPEEAERRQVQLVNPGLKELPYVGVIAIAPTIFAAIQLVKSGEVAPSHYHTPNAFRLILEAPPDGAYTIVNGRRIIMHRGDVVLTPSWSWHDHRNEGESDVIWLDGLDAPLIWYMGGIFYKNYAEVYKMDKQPITHTQDDILATYGSGLKPEKDDIGVYNPLLYYPYSKAKEGLSRLSEKESKADEAEGTVLRYINPLNGEDAFPTMALKIRLLKPKSETFAIRKTEHIVFVGIEGNGIIEVGNEKFNMKPNDIVIVPPWHKYRIVNNEEKPLILFSYSDEPLFKKVGIYREELTK is encoded by the coding sequence TTGAGTAGTGAATTAGAACAAAAGAGACATGAATTCTTTAAGAAGTTAATGTCACATAACTTAACTACTTATTTTATAACATTTCATCCAACTGAAGCTCCTAAATTTGGTCTAGTAAAAAGACCAATTTTTACTAATGAACCCACCCCATTAGCTATACCATATAAATGGGAATATCCAACCTTACGTAAGCTATTATATGAACTTTCAGAATTGCTGAGACCAGAAGAAGCAGAAAGAAGGCAAGTTCAACTAGTCAATCCAGGATTGAAGGAACTACCATACGTAGGAGTTATAGCAATAGCACCAACTATTTTTGCTGCAATACAATTAGTTAAATCTGGTGAAGTAGCCCCATCCCATTATCATACACCAAACGCATTTAGACTAATTTTAGAGGCTCCACCAGATGGTGCATATACAATAGTTAATGGTAGAAGAATCATAATGCACCGGGGAGATGTTGTATTAACGCCTAGTTGGTCGTGGCATGACCATAGAAATGAAGGAGAAAGTGATGTAATATGGTTAGATGGACTTGACGCTCCTCTCATATGGTATATGGGAGGGATATTTTATAAGAATTATGCAGAAGTCTATAAAATGGATAAACAGCCAATAACACATACACAAGATGATATTCTAGCCACGTATGGAAGTGGATTAAAACCAGAAAAAGACGATATAGGGGTTTACAATCCATTATTATATTATCCATATTCTAAGGCTAAAGAAGGTTTGTCAAGATTAAGCGAAAAGGAAAGTAAAGCAGATGAAGCTGAAGGGACTGTATTAAGATACATAAATCCACTAAATGGAGAGGATGCATTCCCAACAATGGCGTTAAAGATAAGATTGTTAAAGCCTAAGTCAGAGACTTTTGCCATTAGAAAGACTGAACATATAGTATTTGTAGGGATTGAAGGAAATGGTATTATAGAAGTTGGAAACGAGAAATTCAATATGAAACCCAATGATATTGTTATAGTACCTCCTTGGCATAAATACAGAATAGTAAACAACGAAGAAAAACCATTGATATTATTCTCTTACTCTGACGAACCTTTATTTAAAAAGGTAGGTATATATAGAGAAGAGCTCACAAAGTAA
- a CDS encoding aromatic-ring-hydroxylating dioxygenase subunit beta, whose amino-acid sequence MSQQNVPKDEIENFVYYEMKLLDERRYQEWLNLFADDGVYWIPRWVSENNIVENPEDDLNVLYLDRKRLEIYIRRILTGMAYTYEPHPRTTRLVSNILIGEETQDYIQVLCKFIMNIFRAQPHELYGPRMLETLSGDIEYRLKRVDGKFKIKLKKVTVINEPIIGGQLYVI is encoded by the coding sequence ATGAGCCAGCAAAATGTTCCTAAGGATGAAATTGAGAATTTCGTATATTATGAGATGAAACTATTAGATGAGAGAAGATATCAAGAATGGTTAAATCTTTTTGCTGATGATGGGGTATATTGGATTCCAAGATGGGTTTCCGAAAATAACATTGTTGAAAATCCTGAAGATGATTTGAACGTCTTATATCTTGATAGAAAGAGACTAGAGATCTATATAAGGAGAATTTTAACAGGCATGGCCTATACTTATGAACCTCATCCTAGAACTACTAGGTTGGTTTCTAACATATTAATAGGTGAAGAGACCCAAGATTATATTCAAGTTTTATGTAAATTTATTATGAATATATTTAGAGCTCAACCTCATGAATTATATGGGCCGAGAATGTTAGAAACACTAAGCGGAGATATCGAGTATAGGTTGAAACGCGTAGATGGAAAGTTTAAAATAAAACTTAAAAAAGTGACTGTGATAAATGAACCTATAATCGGTGGACAATTATATGTAATCTAA